GCAGTTCATACCACAAACGCCGACGAAAAAGTCAGAGCAGTCGTTGACGATATGTTGGAAGCTCGGAACATATCCTTGCAATCCAGAAGATTTGCCATGGCCCTCGTAATCTATTCCGTAAACGGCGTAGCCTGCCTTTGCACATCGAGTTGCAGTGTCTGGATCGGAAAGGAGTTCAGAAGCCATCATCGATCATAAAAAGTGGGTGAAGAAAAGCACGACGACGTTTCTTGGATGAAGCTTTACCTCTCATGGATATGCTGCACTCCATGGCGTAGCCTGGAAGAAGCACAAACCTTACGTAACAGGAATGCACAGGAACGAGAAAGAAGCGAGAGGTGATCGGGGAGTACCATGGCACAAGAAGATGAGGGCTTTCGGATCTTTGTTTTCCGGCAGCCACCTGCACGTAAAAAGCTTGAGTCCCCGAGGGTTGTCTATGTATTCCTGAAATCATGTGCAAACGACATGAATAATctgtcaaaagaagaagaaagaagcttcTGATTGCTGATCGCTGACCTCTTCATATCTGACATCCTCATCACCGTTTGCCTGTAAGAAGGAAAAAGTTGGAGATTAAAGAGACAAACAAATGCCAAAGACAGATctgtagatagatagatagatagatagatagatagatagatcgatCGATCAAGAGAGAGGAAGTTCGTGAGGGAAGAACAGACCATGGGGGAGAATTCACAAGGAGGAGGTTTGGATCTTTGGGTTGACGATTCGGTAGAAGTGAAAGAGCAGGGAGTTGAAAGGATGCGTTGTCTTGAGGAAACGCGAAGATAAGGAGAGTCGGATAGAACGGAAGGATTGGCGTTATGGAAAGCACGGCATCGATGACGCTAATATTGGTGGTAGAAATAGGAAGATTCGCTGATAAATACGTTGTCTATTAAGGCATCGAATTGTTGTGGAACCGCAATAGTCGAATCACCATCGGTTCAAGAATGGGCGGCTGTGATCGATTGCACGCAGCCAAGGGGAAGGAGGTCGCCATTGATGACTCGACTGCGTCAGTGGGAGTCGTTATAACGGGTCACGTCTGCTGCTTCGCCTTTTGGACTTTTATGACTTTGACCGGttcatggtatatatatatatgcacacataTTGAATGGGGCTGAGAATTAATTTGGCAACGTGATATATGGATAATGAATGAATGGTTGACAATTGAGGCCAAATGCAAACGAAATGGGTTGTCTGGTCTGCTGAGAATGACAATAGATTTAGATTAGTAACAACGATCTCGATCAAAATTTAGAGGTCAATAAGAACAACTCGGCCTAAtttggtcaaagcaaatttctgcACATCTTGTTGTTGCCCATTGGCATCCTCATCGAAGTCAAGCTAACATTAAGATAGGGAACATCTCATCAACCAGTTTGTGGTTGATGCACACGCAGGTTTAAGCCACTGTCAATGATGTCTCAGTGAGATTAACATCGTTTTGGGCACCACCGTCGCCACCGTCGCTTCCTCTTCTCATCGGTAAACGAATCACAGAGGAAGCTTCCTTCCACCGTATTCTTTCTCAGAATATGACTCACCACCACGTGTTCTCCTTCCTTCCGGCTAAATCTCCATGTTCTCTTATCGTAGTCAACTTCTCAAGTTGAAATGACAGTCTCCACCGAAACAGAGAAGAGTTTGCAGAAGATTGCGATGACCTGCGCGAACCTAAAGGATGCCAACTCTGTTAATCTTCTGTGTGTGTTCGAGTAGGATCCGCTTTCCTCTCGCAGATGTTTCCCCGGTTGACATCTTTACTTCCTAAAGGAACAACACAAACAATAGAAAAGGCATGGATAGACGAATTAGAAGTTGGTTGACTTCTCAAGTTGCTGATCAGTAATGGTGCCTAAAATCCATCTCTCCGTTGACAACAGCACACCCATGTGAAGAGGTGCAGAAATAATGGGTTATAAGACTAGAGGCTGAGGTGGGCATGAATAGATCTTCTCCTGATGGAGTTCTTCGAACTCTCCCTTCTCGAATCTGTCATTGTTTATTGCGAAGAGTACGGGTTCGTACATCGACAGCATGCTCTCACTCATCTTCTCAGCATCTTCTCTTATGTCGCCTCGGAAACTTGTCATCTTATCAGATGCCTGATAAGACCAACCGCTCAGACACACTCATCGTCGTGCATTTAACAACGCGATTCAGCAGTGGCTTCATCTTTATTATAAAGTCCATTTTTGCCGTCGTAAGGCGACGCTGAATCCTTCCACAGTTTGTAGGATCGATTGCTCAGATCGATGGAGCGAGTTAATCGTCGTTATTTTTCCAAGATGAAAGGTGAGATGATGGTGATAGCTTACCACAAATAATTCATCTAGCTCGTGAGTTTGGTGCACAGAAGAAGATTTCTTCCTCCTTGTTTGCCACAGCCGGCCGAATTCACATATATAATATGCCCATCATATCAAAGTTCAAAGAAGCTATTTCTTCAGTGACGTTTtccttttgattttgattgatcgCGAAAGCCGCTGAATAATGCAATATAGTAGTTAGAATCACAACCATACACGTTATCTTCTTCTACTGCTGGTTTAGGAGATGAGCGAGCGTTGAACGTGAGGTATACACTGCATGCATGCAACGTGGCGATCGAGTTCGCGGTGAAGTGGGAAGTGCAAGCGAAcgacagtgagagagagagagagagagagagagagagaggggccaaTCCCCCTCGACGAAACAGTGGCTTTGAAGAAGAGATCGATGGAAGCGTTTGCCAAGACTGTAACTTCAAGTTCGTCACCCTGTCACACCAAGCTCGATCACTACGTTGTCGATTTGTCTTTCCCAAAATAATATTTTGTCTTAAAGATTAAAGGAAGCATAGGAAGCATATGTGCATGAGTTGGTTGGCTGTCGAATCCGTGTTATACgcatgatgacgacgacgatacAACAACGTAATTAACCAGCTTCCTCTCCTGCGCTCCTTTATAAGCAGCTCCGCTGTTTCCATGTCTCTCGTCCCACGCCGCCTTGTGATCTCTTTCCTCCTCCGACGGAACTGTTGGAAGCTTTTTTATCGCCTCGACGATGCCGCGGAAGGGAATGCGGAGTCTCTTCACATCATCTTCCGCGCCAAAGGTCGGTCCTCCGCTTCATCTTCGTGGGCCTCGATACGGAGCAGCGGGTGGGCCCCTGTCCCCTTCCTGCTTCACCTTCGCTGACAGGTTAATGGAGGAGAACATCGCGGCCGCAGCGGAGGTCATTCGAGAGTGGGGCCCGGAGGTGGACGACTCACTCTTCGGCAGCGGCCGCGCCGACTCCGGTCGCTTCCTGCAAGCTGTGTCGGACCTCCACCGCTCCATGCTTTTCTTCTCTTCCCCTTCCGCCGACTCCTGCGCGTCCACCGCCGTCCGCTCCGCGGCCCTCCTCCGCGCCCATTCGCTCCTCTCCGACGCTATCTGCCGCCTCGAGCGGGAGCTCAAGCTCCTCCTCTCCGCCCACGGTCGCCTCCTCAACCCCCTCGACTCCCTCCGTTTGGCCTCCTTCTCTGACTCCTCCGACGTCGAGTACGCTGCTGACTCCATCACCGAGGTGGAGAGCGCTGCGGACGTCGCCATTCGCGACCTTCGAGCGGTCGCCGATACCATGATCTCCGCCGGCTATGGCAAGGAGTGCGTCCAGGTGTACAAGAAGATGCGCAAATCCGCCGTCGACGAGTCCATCCACCGGTTAGGTTGCGAGCGCCTGACGCAAGCGCAGGTCCGAAAGCTTGACTGGGCAGAGTTCGAGTCGAAGATCCGAGATTGGCTCGCCGCTGCCCCAATCGCCTTCAGAACCATCTTCTCCGACGAGCGCCTCCTCTGCGACCGCGTGTTCGCCAGTTCCGACGCCATCCGCGAGTCCTGCTTCGCAGACGTCGCCCGCGATGCCGCCGCCTCGCTTCTCGCCTTCCCGGAAACGGTAGCGCGGTCGAAGAGATCGCCGGAGAAGCTGTTCCGGATCCTAGACCTCTACGATGCCGTTTCTGAGTTCTGGCCTGAGATCGAGTCGATGTTCTCCTTCGAGGCCACGACCGCCGTCCGGTCACAGGCTCTCGCCTCTCTCCTCAGACTCGCAGAGGTGGCGCGGTCGACCATGGCCAACTTCGAGGCGGCAATCCAGAAGGACGCCTCCAGGTCCCGGGTCCCCGGCGGCGGCGTCCACTCCCTCACCCGCTATGTTATGGACTACCTCGTCTTCCTCGCTGACTACGAGCTCCCCCTCACGGATATTTTCGCGGATTTCCCCTTCCAGGCCCAGAGCCCCTTGCCGGAGTCCTTCGACGAGGCATTGCAGGCGACGCCGTCCCTGTCCGCTCCCTCCTCCCCCTCCGCCGACTCCACCACCACATCCTTCGAGAGCAGCCCTTGGagctcctccccctcccccgccTCCAGTGCCGTCGGGTCGATTTCAGTGCGGATCGCGTGGCTCGTCCTCGTGCTTATTTGCAAGCTCGACGGGAAGGCAGAGCTCTACCGGGAGGTGGCTCTCTCATACCTTTTCCTGGCCAACAACCTCCAGTACATAGTGCAGAAAGTTAAGGAGAGCGGACTGCGCCTCCTCCTCGGGGACGAGTGGGTGGCACGGCACGGGGCGAAGGCGAGGCACTACGCAGCGAGATACGAAAGGCTGGCGTGGGCAAAGGTGGCGGCAGCGATCCCAGAGGACGGAACTGTGACGGCCGCAGTGGAAGCGTGGGAGCGGATGCGAGGGTTCAACACGGCGCTGGAAGCGGCGTGCCGGGGGCAGGCGGGGTGGGTGGTGGTGGCGGATGGTGGGTTGCGGGAGGAGGTGATGTCGGCGGTGGCAGCGTTGGTGGTTCCGGCGTACCGGGCATTCTACAAGAGGTCCCGACCGGTGCTAAGAGTCTCTGGCGCCGCCTCCGCGGCGGTGGTGCGGTTCTCGCCAGAGGACGTGAGGAACCGAATCTACGGGCTCTTCGGCGGTTCGATAGGGTCCGGTTCTTCCGGAGACTCAGGAACCCGTTCATCCAGAGGTTCGACCGGCTTCAGTCCGCCCGTAGGCTCGAACCGGTCGGAATAGAGACTGCGTTTACAATTTGGAAAGCATTTACTATAAAAATTACAAGCCAATTAACCCAAGAAAGCATTTACCAAAAAGATTTCTCGATGGTTTAAACtataaaaattcaaaaatcaCATATTATATTTATTCTATCGAGACTTGTGATctgtgttaaatcttggattttgataatgaaatcaatttataAAGTTATAAACTAATATACGTTTAAAATAAGTAACGTATGAAAAACTTTGATTGTGGACTTGAATCATGAAAGCAGAATCTAACATTGGATCGGAGAGCATCATGTCGGATGATTGATAGATATGTCAGAAGATAGATTTTgtgtcatgagttcgagcatcgcgcCAAAAGAATTAGACATTGCACAAAGATGTTCAGGTATTACGAGAAGTCAAGATGTCGATTGGACAATACGCTAAGATAATGTGTCGAATAatcgaacaaaatgttagatgtaCTAATGATATGTCGAATAACATAGGTTTTATTATTGAGTCTTGATTGAAATttaaagtctaattgagtcgCTTGTGGGGTGTAACCATGTTAACTGAGTCAATTAGTTTATTACTTTTATTTCGAGTGCTGAATATGAATAATTCATTCAAAATATCTAaacttaatataataataatgatataaaTAAGATAACGAGAGATATATTATCTGAATAAATAAGATAATTCGGATGATCCCTTAACCTTATATTACTATTTTTTAATATCTGTAACTAAAGTATTAAAAAAGTTTTTTTAATACTTACTATTTAGTTTTCTAGAATTATGTATGGAATCGAATTTGATATATTGAGATTAAATCACGGTTTATTTCATGACCTGATGCATTAGATAATTAAAATGTGTTTTCATCACCGTCACAGCCTACGTAAGAGACGACAACGTTGATTATTCTTGGAATGAGACCAGGAAAAGAACACCCAGTGCTGAAACCCTGCCGAAGACTGAGAGAGAGCTGTGCCAACTGTCGATTATTGATTTGTCTTGGAAggcaatgcttttcatgatttgactACGAACATCATTATCAAACGTACACAATCTTTTGGCTTTAACTCTTCGTCATTAACGAGATTTACTGTTCACCACATGTTAATTACCAAACTGGTGTTGCTTGCGATCGAGATTAATCTCCGTATGCAAACTACGTGACATACTCTGACGTGGCGGTGAACCAGTTTGACTCGATTTGAATTTTCATCTGACTCTTTGGACTCAGCTTAATATACTTCATAATTCTCGTTGTAACATCGATTTCTATTCTGATCAGATGAGGTTCTCGATGTGCACCTATTGACATCTCAATCACACTTTCGAGAGGATCAGGTGATAGTAATATGTcctcttaaaaattatttttttagataaaatatttttttttaaatatctttttttttttaatttacttgACATTATATACTTGGAtggttttatttttatgtttttttagaTTGAAATATCATTTTAAGTGTTAAAATCTTCCATCATTCCGATcattatacttttaaaaattacattaagatctatatatttataaaagtaaaatattaagattattaaaaagataattttataaggttaaaattcaagaaaaaaggtTTTTATTGGAGTAATAAagttgaatattttatttttataaataaaaaaaattaatataatttttaaaaatatgaagATTGAAATACTAATGATAATTAActacatataataatatataattaatcacatcaaaactaaagaaaaatcgtGTGTTCATAAATTTATGCTCCAAATGTGTACATCTGACCATCTTGAATTTATTACAAACATAAATGCAATGCAGAAATCAGTTCTGTAGTggcatccatttagtaccaaagtccatttatatatattataaaaaagagTGCACTAGTTTATGCTTCTCTCAGAAGTTTGAAGATGGTTGGCAACAGCCAGCTTTTCATGGAGCAGATAGATGTccatttccatatatatatatatatgataaagatGGAATTTGTGCTTTATCCATTGTGTTAGTCTTAATAGCGGTGTATTATGATGGAGAAGAAGATGACATGTCAAATCAGCCGCCTTCGGAGACGAGAATGGGAAAGTTAAATGTGAGAAACCTGAAACAGGTGATGGTTTCTTCTCCATTCGTGCTCTCAGGATCTGCATTTGCTAGTAAAAAGCTTGGATCGTTCATGACAACGAGGAAGAACTTTTTGACGACATCTTCTACCGACGAAAGCTCGCGGAAGCTACATAGAGTTGAGCAACAGTTAACCTTAGAATCTGCTCTGCAACATTGATTTTATAGTACCACTACAACTTGTACAGCGACTCCACAGTAACGAAAGGCAACGCAAACGCACGCCAAAAAGGCAGGAGGAGATGAGAGATGAGTCCCCCCACTGGCACGTCTCCACTCTACTTTGGCGGGCTTGTCGTCTTCGTTCTCGTCGCCAAATCTGCTTGGGTGGGCCCGGCGGCGTCACATTCTCAAGGCACCACCATAAAGCACGAGATAGAAACTCGAGCCGTGCCAACCTCTTCTTCCACGAGCTCTCCTTCCTCCCTGCTTCCTCGGCGGTCCCATCCCCATCAAGCCACCCCGCCTCTTCTTTAAGTGTCAACCTTGCTTACCGCAAAACCTTCCACCGGTTCTTCCGTCTTAGCTTGCCGGGGTCGAGGGGCAGCAGCGATGAGCCTGGAAATCGAGAGAGCCGCCTCCTTTCTCGCTGACCTGGAAATGGGGTCGGTGCTGGCGGCGGAGCCTTCCCCGGCCGGCGCTGCCCCGGCGCTGGTgctgtcgagctcgatggacaagaagaaaaagaagtacGTGAAGCAGGTGACGGGGAGGCACAACGACACGGAGCTCCATCTCGCGGCGCGGCGCGGTGATCTGCCCGCCGTGAGGCGGATCCTCGGCGACGTCGTTGCCCAGGTCGCGGGAATGACCTCGGAGGTGACGGAGTTGGAAGCGGTGACCGCGGAGATGGTGTCGGCTGTGGTCAACGAGACCAACGAGTTCGGGGAGACGGCGCTCATCACGGCCGCCGAGAAGGGGCACCTTAGCGTGGTAGCGGAGCTGCTCCAGTATTCGGATAAGGAGAACATCTCGAGGAAGAACCGATCAGGGTTCGATGCTTTCCATGTGGCGGTGAAAGAAGGACATCGAGGTGAAAGCCTTTCATCTTCTGCGCTGCCTCTTCggcctcctttttcttcttccctcTTGCTGACTCGTTTCACACAGACATCGTGCAGTTACTTCTCGGCCATGACCCAACACTCGGCAAGACGTTTGGCCCCTCAAACGTGACGCCGCTCATATCTGCGTCGGCGAGGGGCCACACCGAAGTGATCAAGCAGCTCCTCGCTCAGAATTTTAGCATGGTGGAGGTGGCCAAACGCAACGGGAAGAACGCTTTGCATTTTGCTGCCAGGCTCGGCCATGTCGAAGCAGTGAAAGCATTGCTAGATAAAGATCCACAACTAGCGCGAAGGACGGACGTCAAAGGCCAGACTGCACTGCACATGGCCGCGAAAGGAACAAaccatgatgtgatcaaagcactCGTGGATTCTGATCCCGCCATAGTTATGTTGCCTGACAAAAACGGGAACACCGCCTTACATGTGGCGACGAGAAAGAAGCGTGCAGAGGTAGAACCTACATCCGATCATTTCTGCATCGAATAAGCCTTTCTTATATCTGATCGTTCTTCGTTTGTCTTTCCAGATAGTGAATCTGCTGTTGCTTCTCCCGGACACGCATGTCAACGCACTGACAAGAGACCACAGAACTGCGTATGATATCGCGGAAGAGTTGCCTCTCTCCGAGGAGTCAACGTACATCAAAGAGTGTTTGTCTCGCTACGGTGCGCTGCGGGCAAAAGAGTTAAACCAGCCTCGAGATGAGCTTCGGAAAACGGTGACGGAGATCAAGAAACACGTGCACACGCAGCTTGAGCAGACCAGGAAGACGAACAAGAACGTTTATGGGATCGCGAAGGAGCTGCGGAAACTACACAGGGAGGGCATCAATAACGCCACCAACTCGGTGACGGTGGTGGCGGTGCTCTTCGCGACCGTGGCGTTCGCAGCCATATTCACCGTGCCAGGTGGAAGCGAAGACGACGGGATCGCGGTCGCCGTACATGCCACGGCTTTCAGGGTCTTCTTCATCTTCAACGCCATAGCGCTGTTTACGTcgttggcggtggtggtggtgcagaTCACTCTCGTCAGGAGGGAGACGAAGTCGGAGAGGAGGGTGGTGGAGGTGATCAACAAGTTGATGTGGTTGGCCTCGGTGTGCACCACGGTGGCTTTTCTGACCTCCACCTACATTGTGCTGGGCCGGCGACTGCAGTGGGCGGCGATACTGGTGACCTTGATCGGGGGAGTGATAATGGCGGGTGTCCTCGGCTCCATGACCTACTTCGTGGTGAAATCGAAGCGCATTCGTAAGATCAGGAAGAAGGAGAAATCATCCAAGAGAAGCGGTTCT
The window above is part of the Musa acuminata AAA Group cultivar baxijiao chromosome BXJ2-6, Cavendish_Baxijiao_AAA, whole genome shotgun sequence genome. Proteins encoded here:
- the LOC103990262 gene encoding exocyst complex component EXO70H1-like codes for the protein MPRKGMRSLFTSSSAPKVGPPLHLRGPRYGAAGGPLSPSCFTFADRLMEENIAAAAEVIREWGPEVDDSLFGSGRADSGRFLQAVSDLHRSMLFFSSPSADSCASTAVRSAALLRAHSLLSDAICRLERELKLLLSAHGRLLNPLDSLRLASFSDSSDVEYAADSITEVESAADVAIRDLRAVADTMISAGYGKECVQVYKKMRKSAVDESIHRLGCERLTQAQVRKLDWAEFESKIRDWLAAAPIAFRTIFSDERLLCDRVFASSDAIRESCFADVARDAAASLLAFPETVARSKRSPEKLFRILDLYDAVSEFWPEIESMFSFEATTAVRSQALASLLRLAEVARSTMANFEAAIQKDASRSRVPGGGVHSLTRYVMDYLVFLADYELPLTDIFADFPFQAQSPLPESFDEALQATPSLSAPSSPSADSTTTSFESSPWSSSPSPASSAVGSISVRIAWLVLVLICKLDGKAELYREVALSYLFLANNLQYIVQKVKESGLRLLLGDEWVARHGAKARHYAARYERLAWAKVAAAIPEDGTVTAAVEAWERMRGFNTALEAACRGQAGWVVVADGGLREEVMSAVAALVVPAYRAFYKRSRPVLRVSGAASAAVVRFSPEDVRNRIYGLFGGSIGSGSSGDSGTRSSRGSTGFSPPVGSNRSE
- the LOC135615866 gene encoding ankyrin repeat-containing protein ITN1-like, which translates into the protein MSLEIERAASFLADLEMGSVLAAEPSPAGAAPALVLSSSMDKKKKKYVKQVTGRHNDTELHLAARRGDLPAVRRILGDVVAQVAGMTSEVTELEAVTAEMVSAVVNETNEFGETALITAAEKGHLSVVAELLQYSDKENISRKNRSGFDAFHVAVKEGHRDIVQLLLGHDPTLGKTFGPSNVTPLISASARGHTEVIKQLLAQNFSMVEVAKRNGKNALHFAARLGHVEAVKALLDKDPQLARRTDVKGQTALHMAAKGTNHDVIKALVDSDPAIVMLPDKNGNTALHVATRKKRAEIVNLLLLLPDTHVNALTRDHRTAYDIAEELPLSEESTYIKECLSRYGALRAKELNQPRDELRKTVTEIKKHVHTQLEQTRKTNKNVYGIAKELRKLHREGINNATNSVTVVAVLFATVAFAAIFTVPGGSEDDGIAVAVHATAFRVFFIFNAIALFTSLAVVVVQITLVRRETKSERRVVEVINKLMWLASVCTTVAFLTSTYIVLGRRLQWAAILVTLIGGVIMAGVLGSMTYFVVKSKRIRKIRKKEKSSKRSGSTSWHHTSDFSDSDFNPIYAI